The Chitinophaga sp. Cy-1792 genome contains the following window.
TTTTACAGCAGCTGTAGCCAAAATAAAGGCTGCGGCTGCCCTTTCAAAGGGAGTATTAAAAGGTATCATCTGGTTACAGGGGGAGAGAGATGCCAATGCCATCAACAGCGGAGGATTGCAACCTGCTGAATACAAAACGGCACTAAGCAATCTGATACTGCGTTTCAGAAAAGAACTGGGGGATGCATTACCTTTCTATATCGTGAAAACCGGTAACTACAAAGGGCATCCGGTAACAGGCTTCGATACGGTAAGGAAAATACAGGAAGACCTTGCGGAAACTATGCCCAATGTATTCATTGTATACCGCGATGCACCTTTGTTTGAAGCAAAGGGCCGGATGACAGATGAGATACATTATAACCAAAACGGATTAAACCACATTGGCGCTACTGTAGCTCGCGCCATAAAAAAATAAATCAGGGATGAGAAATTGCTTGTTGCTATTATCATTATTAATTTGTCCGGGTGTGTTTGCGCAGCAGCGACTTCAAAATGAGCAGCTGACACTTGAGTGGAAGCAAACCAGTCGGGGTTACCAGCTGCAGCGTATTGTGGCCAGCGGACAATCACTGCCACAGCCTTCCGGAGAATACCTCGTCATCTACTCTGCCGGAAAGCCGGACAGCATTCCCGATCTGCATCTGGCGGACGGACATCCGGGTGGATTCTCCCTTAAAGATTATATCTATCTCACTAAAAACTGGGAAAATAACCTGAGTCCGGTAGCGATGAATACCGCCGGCAAGGCAATCCATTTTTTCCCTGCCACGGCAAAGCAAAACAACGGCATACTGGCGTTTAATGCAGATAATACCGAATGTAGTGTGAACGCCAGCTGGCAGCTGGATAAACAATATAAAAATGATATCCTGGTTAGTATAACGCTGACGGCTAAACAGGCAGGCTACTATTCCATTGCCTCACCTACGCTGGCTACCCTGGCAGGTAATAAGCCTGATTTTGCCATGCTGCCTGGCTATTTCCAGAGTAATACCATTCAGCCAGACCTTGTACTGGCCTATGCTTACGGACAGGGTATCCCCGACAAGCCGGTGGTATTCCGTGAGCGTACGGCGGCTACATTAAGTCCGCTCGTTAGCAGCAAAGGTATTACCATGGCGGTTATCCCGGCTCCCGGCACCGCCCGCGACCCCTGGGAAAAAGATGTGATAACCCAAGCCAAATGGAAACTTGGCCTTTCTGTGATGAACAGACAGGGTCAGTATACACCGGTAGCCTATCATCCGGTACTGGGACAGGAAGATTCGTATATGCATACAGGTGAGCAACGGACTTTTTCTTTCCGCTATACGGTACAACCCGCAGACTGGTATACCGTATACAAACATGCGATCAATGATGTATATCGTTTTCCGGAATTCCTGAAGCTGAAGAATACACATACTTCGCTTACCAGCAGGATCATGGCCATGCTACATTATCTTGGCGACGACAGCACTTCCATGTGGCATACCTTCCGCTACAAAGGACTGGAAATAGGCGCGCAGGCTTATATGGGTGGCGTAGTAGGAGCAGAACATGATGCCATGAAAAACTCTGACTATGGTGCTATGTGGATGCTGGCTAATATTACACAGGATACAACATTGCTAAAACATCGTTTGCCCGCTGCACTCAACTTTAAGCTGGTACAGCAACAGGAAGACCCGGGATTTTTTCAGGGCGCTGCCATAGGGCAATACTATCTCTGGAAAAGAGCGCGCTTTACGGAAGAGTGGGGACACTATGTAGAGCCGATAGCACTAACCTATTATACCATGCTTGATATCGGTAATATCCTGTTGTTTGAACCTGGTAATGCGCAGCTGCAACAGCGCTTACGCCTTGGGGCCGACAAACTCCTGCAATGGCAGCATACCAATGGACATTGGGAGGTAGCCTATGATGATAATACCGCACCAACGTTTACGGATATACCGGATTTACGTCCTACATTTTATGGACTGGTGGTAGCATACCGTATTTTGAAAGATGAAAAATATCTGCTGGCTGCCCGCAAAGGAGCAGACTGGCTCATAAAAAACGGTATTGATAAAGGCAGTTACCTCGGCGTTTGCGGCGATACCCGCTTTGTAGCGGATTTCGCCACAGCGCAGACGGTGCAGGCCATGCTGGATATCTTTGATATAACCAAAGACAAACGTTACCAGGATGCAGCCATTACAGCTGCTAAAGTATATACGGCTTCGGTGTATACACATCCCATCCCGGATATGAAGCAAAAAACAGTGAATGGAACACCGCGTCAGGATTGGGAAATATCGCAGGTAGGTTTAAGTTTCGAGCATGGTGGGAGTCTGGGCTCCGCGAATAATCACGGGCCAATTATGCTGGCAAGTCATGCAGGTATGTTTGTCCGCATTTTCGCGCTTACGCATGATTCGCTGTTCATCAATATGGCACGTGCTGCCGTGTTGGGACGTGATGCCTTTGTAGACCAGGCTACGCAGGTGGCCTCCTATTACTGGATGGCCATGAATAAAGGCGCCGGGCCTTATCCGCACCATGCCTGGTGGCAGGTGGGATTGCTCACCGATTACCTGGTATCAGAAATCAGTTTGCGTAGCAATAACAGGATCAGCTTTCCTAAAGGTTTTGTGACTCCTAAGGTAGGGCCACATACCAGTTATGGTTTTGCGCCGGGACAGGTGCTGGGAGCCGCCGCCAACCTGTATTTGCCGGATGGAATGCTGGAAGTGAGAAATCCGCAGGTAGATTATTTAAGTGCCAGAAGTACGGACCGGCATACGTTGTATATTATGCTGCTGAATAGTGATGATGACCAACAGCAAACAGCAATCAGCTTTGATCCTTCAAAAGCGGGCGGCATTTCTCCCAATCAGGTGACGTTGTTAGACGCAGCAGGGAAACCGGAAAAGCAGGTATTGTCCGGCAACACCTGGAACGTAACTATTCCGGCATATGGACTGAAAATTATTAAAATCCGCTCATGAGTACATCCACGATAGATACCGCCGTCATATTTGTGTTTTCCGCCTTTGTATTGGTAATAGGCTTGCTGTTTGCCCGTACCGGCCGTAACATGAAATCGTTTTTTGCAGGAGGGGAAGCGGTGCCCTGGTTTATTGGCGGCCTTTCGCTGTTTATGAGCTTTTTTTCTGCGGGCACTTTTGTTGCCTGGGGAAGTATTGCCTATAAGTATGGCTTTGTGTCGGTAACCATTCAATGGACGATGTGCCTGGGAGGCATCATTACTGCGTTTCTGCTGGCGCCACGCTGGAAACGTACCGGCGCACTTACTGCGGCGGAGTTCATCCGGCAGCGGCTGGGGGCACCGGTGCAAAAGTTCTACGTATACATCTTCCTGATCGTATCGCTGGTAAATAAAGGCGCGGTGTTATACCCGGTGGCTAAACTGGTAAGCGTATCCCTTGGGTTTCCACTGGTACCATGTACGATCGTATTAGGGTTGATGATGATCGCGTATACCGCTATCGGCGGACTCTGGGCCGTAATGGTAACAGATATCCTGCAGTTCGTTATCCTGACGGCCGCAGTATTGCTGGTGTTACCGATGTCGCTGCACAGTGCCGGCGGCTGGCAGCAATTTACACACCGTGTGCCGGAGGATTTCTTTTCGCTGGTAAACGGTGAGTATACCATTGGTTTCATAGTGGCGTTTGCGTTATACC
Protein-coding sequences here:
- a CDS encoding sialate O-acetylesterase; this encodes MMVLLNVLSLTSSAQRSIFLAAGQSNAVGKGDSSRSVHPAAGVAVEYRWKSNTLEPLHDPVGEDDGHFQVAGTGSMWPAFAAAYHQRTRDTVIIVPAARGGASCHEKARLGDMDTWDTSGNLFTAAVAKIKAAAALSKGVLKGIIWLQGERDANAINSGGLQPAEYKTALSNLILRFRKELGDALPFYIVKTGNYKGHPVTGFDTVRKIQEDLAETMPNVFIVYRDAPLFEAKGRMTDEIHYNQNGLNHIGATVARAIKK
- a CDS encoding glycerophosphoryl diester phosphodiesterase; translated protein: MRNCLLLLSLLICPGVFAQQRLQNEQLTLEWKQTSRGYQLQRIVASGQSLPQPSGEYLVIYSAGKPDSIPDLHLADGHPGGFSLKDYIYLTKNWENNLSPVAMNTAGKAIHFFPATAKQNNGILAFNADNTECSVNASWQLDKQYKNDILVSITLTAKQAGYYSIASPTLATLAGNKPDFAMLPGYFQSNTIQPDLVLAYAYGQGIPDKPVVFRERTAATLSPLVSSKGITMAVIPAPGTARDPWEKDVITQAKWKLGLSVMNRQGQYTPVAYHPVLGQEDSYMHTGEQRTFSFRYTVQPADWYTVYKHAINDVYRFPEFLKLKNTHTSLTSRIMAMLHYLGDDSTSMWHTFRYKGLEIGAQAYMGGVVGAEHDAMKNSDYGAMWMLANITQDTTLLKHRLPAALNFKLVQQQEDPGFFQGAAIGQYYLWKRARFTEEWGHYVEPIALTYYTMLDIGNILLFEPGNAQLQQRLRLGADKLLQWQHTNGHWEVAYDDNTAPTFTDIPDLRPTFYGLVVAYRILKDEKYLLAARKGADWLIKNGIDKGSYLGVCGDTRFVADFATAQTVQAMLDIFDITKDKRYQDAAITAAKVYTASVYTHPIPDMKQKTVNGTPRQDWEISQVGLSFEHGGSLGSANNHGPIMLASHAGMFVRIFALTHDSLFINMARAAVLGRDAFVDQATQVASYYWMAMNKGAGPYPHHAWWQVGLLTDYLVSEISLRSNNRISFPKGFVTPKVGPHTSYGFAPGQVLGAAANLYLPDGMLEVRNPQVDYLSARSTDRHTLYIMLLNSDDDQQQTAISFDPSKAGGISPNQVTLLDAAGKPEKQVLSGNTWNVTIPAYGLKIIKIRS